One window of ANME-2 cluster archaeon genomic DNA carries:
- a CDS encoding DUF22 domain-containing protein — protein sequence MANGNVRVPIHLVLGSQDIIERETVTAVPYNFIIFPNGKWEMLIAAEDVDIKKGDIIEISTENAVIAENTVALPCAFCHHALGVVLKAKLKGLALVETSRMIDSVVFLPIRDGMIEKGDLLSVINVFPVIVEK from the coding sequence ATGGCAAATGGTAATGTCCGTGTTCCAATCCATCTGGTCCTTGGCAGCCAGGATATAATAGAACGGGAAACTGTGACCGCTGTACCGTATAATTTTATAATTTTCCCGAATGGGAAATGGGAGATGCTCATAGCGGCTGAGGATGTGGATATAAAGAAGGGGGACATCATTGAAATATCTACCGAGAATGCAGTGATTGCAGAGAATACGGTGGCATTACCCTGTGCTTTCTGTCATCATGCTCTGGGGGTTGTGCTAAAGGCCAAACTCAAAGGACTGGCGCTTGTGGAAACCAGTCGTATGATCGATAGTGTGGTGTTCCTTCCAATCCGGGATGGTATGATTGAAAAAGGGGACTTGTTGTCTGTGATCAATGTATTTCCGGTTATCGTTGAAAAGTAG
- the map gene encoding type II methionyl aminopeptidase, with the protein MNPDIMEYYQEAGRIASRVRNETLKAVEAGISLLEVAQYAEDLTRQMGGMVAFPCNISINEVASHYTPLSDKHIFKAIDLVKLDVGVHVNGYIADTAATIEVETQHHCALIETAREALDCAIKEICAGVTTKHIGNVIEHIIRAKGCHPVPALTGHGIGRYAIHNGLNIPNHSSAGYSNTLHTDDVIAIEPFTTMGNGRIHYGETRIVCLTDTKKPSNPIYQKIRSQFNTLPFTSRWLDNPDDLEKLGTSLKKYPVLIEEDGCPVAQAEHTIIVKEDGCDVITA; encoded by the coding sequence ATGAATCCAGACATCATGGAATATTACCAGGAAGCAGGGAGGATCGCTTCCAGGGTAAGAAATGAAACGCTAAAGGCCGTTGAAGCGGGGATCAGCTTGCTTGAAGTAGCACAATATGCTGAGGACCTTACCCGCCAGATGGGGGGTATGGTAGCATTTCCCTGTAACATATCCATCAATGAGGTCGCTTCCCATTATACCCCTCTGTCAGATAAGCACATATTCAAAGCCATTGACCTTGTAAAATTAGATGTCGGTGTGCATGTAAATGGTTATATCGCAGATACAGCGGCAACGATCGAAGTTGAAACTCAACATCACTGTGCGCTTATTGAAACTGCCCGGGAAGCACTTGATTGTGCCATCAAGGAAATATGTGCGGGCGTGACAACAAAACATATCGGCAACGTCATCGAACACATTATAAGAGCCAAAGGCTGCCATCCGGTTCCCGCACTCACCGGACACGGCATTGGAAGATATGCTATTCACAATGGCCTCAATATCCCGAACCACAGCAGTGCCGGCTATTCAAACACACTTCATACAGACGATGTAATTGCCATTGAACCCTTTACTACAATGGGAAATGGTCGTATACATTACGGGGAAACAAGAATCGTTTGTCTTACTGATACGAAGAAACCTTCAAATCCTATTTACCAAAAGATAAGATCACAATTCAACACACTTCCCTTCACCAGTCGATGGCTGGATAATCCTGATGACCTGGAAAAATTGGGAACATCCCTCAAGAAATATCCTGTGCTTATTGAGGAAGACGGATGTCCAGTTGCCCAGGCCGAACATACTATCATAGTCAAAGAAGATGGCTGTGACGTGATAACAGCATAA